The following proteins come from a genomic window of Ailuropoda melanoleuca isolate Jingjing chromosome 2, ASM200744v2, whole genome shotgun sequence:
- the FAM151A gene encoding protein FAM151A, with product MACKNGCSNSQTKWALLGSACVVLVLAIGLSLGFILQQRHQPDCEPDAACRPDADMLDYLQSQGQISEPDGLLVTWYHAANSRKDMEAALNSNAMVLEADVTVEGFKTANETGVPIMAHPPDIYSDNTLQQWLEAVLSSSQKGIKLDFKSLKAVGPSLDLLRQLTKDGRVRRPVWINADILRGPNAPISVEVNATEFLALVQEKYPEATLSPGWTTFYMAFFVLNVTYSRAMVERMQELVGALPQRVTFPVRAVMVRDAWPHFSWLLDQSKRYSLTLWQGYLDPVSVDDLLYVRDNSAPHQVYYDLFEPVLSQFKQMAANATRKRIYYTGGSLIPLLQPPEGDGLTVEWLVPAFQGNRTETVSLPDREGMILLNVGLQGPAAKDAVPIIHAPGGPALTLSSCLLQLAGRPGRWGVYLNITEPSALRPALTTLAHLSAHGHLPRPVWIGATVSHGSFVVPGHVAGRELLTAVAKVFPHVTVAPGWPEAALGSGYGEQLLTDMLELCRGLWQPVSFQLQAGLLGQNVAGVVARLLAASPRATVTVEHSPERGDYASVRAALLAARTVDRTRVYYRLPQSYRKHLLADADGA from the exons ATGGCCTGCAAGAACGGGTGCTCGAACAGTCAGACCAAGTGGGCCCTTCTGGGCAGTGCATGCGTGGTTCTGGTGCTCGCCATCGGATTGTCCCTGGGCTTCATACTACAGCAGCGCCACCAGCCAG ACTGTGAGCCGGATGCGGCCTGCCGCCCTGACGCGGACATGCTGGACTACCTTCAGAGCCAGGGCCAGATCAGCGAACCGGATGGCCTGCTGGTCACCTGGTACCATGCTGCTAACAGCCGGAAGGATATGGAAGCTGCCCTGAACA GCAACGCCATGGTCCTGGAGGCGGACGTCACAGTAGAAGGATTCAAGACAGCCAACGAGACAGGGGTCCCCATCATGGCACACCCCCCAGACATCTACAGTGACAACACCCTGCAGCAGTGGCTGGAGGCTGTGCTGTCCTCTTCCCAGAAGG GCATCAAACTGGACTTCAAGAGCCTCAAGGCTGTGGGCCCCTCGCTGGACCTCCTGCGGCAGCTGACAAAGGATGGGAGAGTCCGGAGGCCTGTGTGGATCAATGCCGACATCCTGAGGGGCCCCAATGCCCCCATCTCAGTTGAGGTCAACGCCACAGA GTTCCTGGCCTTGGTTCAGGAGAAGTATCCTGAGGCCACCCTGTCTCCGGGCTGGACCACTTTCTACATGGCCTTCTTCGTCCTGAACGTGACATACAGCCGAGCCATGGTGGAGAGGATGCAGGAGCTGGTGGGAGCACTGCCACAGAGGGTCACCTTCCCCGTGCGAGCTGTCATGGTACGGGATGCCTGGCCCCACTTCAGCTGGCTGCTGGACCAATCGAAGAG GTACAGCCTGACGCTGTGGCAGGGTTACTTGGACCCCGTGTCGGTGGACGATCTCCTCTATGTCCGAGACAACAGCGCCCCCCACCAAGTCTACTATGACCTCTTTGAGCCTGTCCTGTCGCAGTTCAAGCAGATGGCCG CAAATGCCACACGGAAGCGAATTTACTACACGGGAGGCAGCCTGATCCCTCTTCTCCAGCCCCCTGAGGGGGACGGTCTGACTGTGGAGTGGCTGGTTCCTGCCTTCCAGGGCAACAGAACAGAGACAGTCAGCCTCCCAG ACAGAGAAGGCATGATCCTGCTAAACGTTGGCCTCCAGGGGCCTGCAGCCAAGGACGCTGTGCCCATCATACATGCCCCGGGAGGTCCCGCCCTGACGCTGTCGTCCTGCCTGCTGCAGCTCGCCGGGCGGCCCGGACGCTGGGGTGTCTATCTGAACATAACAGAGCCCTCAGCCCTCCGGCCGGCCCTGACCACGCTGGCCCACCTCTCCGCCCACGGACACCTGCCTCGGCCTGTGTGGATCGGGGCCACCGTCTCCCACGGCAGTTTTGTGGTCCCTGGCCACGTGGCCGGCCGGGAGCTGCTGACAGCTGTGGCTAAGGTGTTCCCCCACGTGACGGTGGCACCAGGCTGGCCTGAGGCGGCGCTGGGCAGTGGCTACGGGGAACAGCTGCTCACAGATATGCTGGAGCTGTGCCGGGGTCTCTGGCAGCCTGTGTCCTTCCAGCTGCAGGCTGGGCTGCTGGGCCAGAACGTGGCTGGGGTGGTGGCCAGGCTGCTGGCGGCCTCCCCCCGGGCCACTGTCACGGTGGAGCACAGCCCGGAGAGGGGCGACTATGCGTCGGTGCGGGCGGCGCTGCTGGCAGCCAGGACTGTGGACCGCACCCGAGTCTACTATAGGCTGCCGCAGAGTTACCGCAAACACCTGCTGGCGGATGCTGACGGGGCCTGA